The Euphorbia lathyris chromosome 2, ddEupLath1.1, whole genome shotgun sequence genome includes a window with the following:
- the LOC136220845 gene encoding ribosomal RNA small subunit methyltransferase, chloroplastic isoform X1, producing MSLAPHLLPISPPGSGRAKPSSPAHNSIAALQRRTLTICCNTKTSSDDYYATLKALNSRGRRPRKGLGQHYMLNSQVNQQLVDAANVQEGDVVLEIGPGTGSLTNVLLDTGATVLAIEKDLHMAALVEERFAHTNRLKVVREDFVKCNIRSHMLALFQSTSSLNTNSRYSKVVANIPFNISTDVVKELLPMGDIFSEVVLLLQDETALRLVESSIRTSEYRLINVFVNFYSDPEYKFRVPRSNFFPQPNVDAAVVTFKLKPAIDYPPVSSAKSFFSMVNSAFNGKRKMLRKSLQHINSSSEIEEALRNAGLPATSRPEELTLDDFVKLHNLIMRE from the exons ATGAGCTTAGCACCTCATCTCCTGCCAATTTCGCCTCCGGGAAGCGGCAGAGCGAAGCCTTCATCCCCGGCGCACAATAGCATCGCAGCCCTGCAAAGACGAACTTTAACGATATGTTGTAATACAAAAACAAGCTCAGATGACTACTACGCCACACTCAAAGCCCTCAATTCCAGAGGCCGGAGACCTAGAAAAGGGCTTGGCCAG CATTACATGTTGAATTCTCAAGTAAACCAACAACTTGTTGATGCTGCTAATGTTCAAGAGGGAGATGTGGTTCTTGAAATTGGACCTGGTACTGGTTCTTTGACTAATGTTCTTTTGGATACAGGAGCCACTGTTCTTGCAATTGAGAAG GATCTCCACATGGCTGCTCTAGTTGAGGAAAGATTTGCTCATACAAACCGTTTAAAG GTGGTGCGGGAGGATTTTGTCAAATGTAATATTCGTTCCCACATGTTGGCGTTGTTCCAGAGCACGAGTTCATTGAATACAAACTCAAGATATTCCAAA GTAGTTGCTAATATACCTTTTAACATAAGCACAGATGTAGTTAAAGAACTGCTCCCAATGGGTGACATTTTCTCAGAAGTTGTTCTTTTGCTTCAG GATGAGACAGCTTTGCGATTGGTTGAATCATCCATAAGAACTTCGGAATACCGGCTTATCAATGTCTTTGTCAATTTTTATTCAG ATCCTGAGTACAAATTTAGGGTCCCAAGGTCAAATTTTTTCCCTCAGCCCAAT GTTGATGCAGCTGTTGTTACATTTAAGCTAAAGCCAGCTATCGATTATCCACCAGTTTCCTCCGCTAAAAGCTTCTTCTCCATG GTGAATTCTGCATTTAATGGAAAACGTAAGATGTTGCGAAAATCGCTTCAGCACATAAATTCATCATCCGAAATCGAGGAAGCACTTCGAAATGCCGGTCTTCCAGCTACA TCTAGACCAGAGGAGCTAACTTTGGATGACTTTGTCAAGTTGCACAATTTGATTATGAGAGAATAA
- the LOC136220845 gene encoding ribosomal RNA small subunit methyltransferase, chloroplastic isoform X2, translating into MSLAPHLLPISPPGSGRAKPSSPAHNSIAALQRRTLTICCNTKTSSDDYYATLKALNSRGRRPRKGLGQHYMLNSQVNQQLVDAANVQEGDVVLEIGPGTGSLTNVLLDTGATVLAIEKVVANIPFNISTDVVKELLPMGDIFSEVVLLLQDETALRLVESSIRTSEYRLINVFVNFYSDPEYKFRVPRSNFFPQPNVDAAVVTFKLKPAIDYPPVSSAKSFFSMVNSAFNGKRKMLRKSLQHINSSSEIEEALRNAGLPATSRPEELTLDDFVKLHNLIMRE; encoded by the exons ATGAGCTTAGCACCTCATCTCCTGCCAATTTCGCCTCCGGGAAGCGGCAGAGCGAAGCCTTCATCCCCGGCGCACAATAGCATCGCAGCCCTGCAAAGACGAACTTTAACGATATGTTGTAATACAAAAACAAGCTCAGATGACTACTACGCCACACTCAAAGCCCTCAATTCCAGAGGCCGGAGACCTAGAAAAGGGCTTGGCCAG CATTACATGTTGAATTCTCAAGTAAACCAACAACTTGTTGATGCTGCTAATGTTCAAGAGGGAGATGTGGTTCTTGAAATTGGACCTGGTACTGGTTCTTTGACTAATGTTCTTTTGGATACAGGAGCCACTGTTCTTGCAATTGAGAAG GTAGTTGCTAATATACCTTTTAACATAAGCACAGATGTAGTTAAAGAACTGCTCCCAATGGGTGACATTTTCTCAGAAGTTGTTCTTTTGCTTCAG GATGAGACAGCTTTGCGATTGGTTGAATCATCCATAAGAACTTCGGAATACCGGCTTATCAATGTCTTTGTCAATTTTTATTCAG ATCCTGAGTACAAATTTAGGGTCCCAAGGTCAAATTTTTTCCCTCAGCCCAAT GTTGATGCAGCTGTTGTTACATTTAAGCTAAAGCCAGCTATCGATTATCCACCAGTTTCCTCCGCTAAAAGCTTCTTCTCCATG GTGAATTCTGCATTTAATGGAAAACGTAAGATGTTGCGAAAATCGCTTCAGCACATAAATTCATCATCCGAAATCGAGGAAGCACTTCGAAATGCCGGTCTTCCAGCTACA TCTAGACCAGAGGAGCTAACTTTGGATGACTTTGTCAAGTTGCACAATTTGATTATGAGAGAATAA